The genomic DNA GGGCTCGTGATGTCGGCGACCGAGCGATACGACCCGTCTTCGCCGTAAGGAGCGGATGCCTCACGCCATCCGTCGCCCGAAAATCCGCACTGTTTGCCGAGCAGGGCGAGAAAGATCTTCGCCTTCTGATCGCCGAACCCCGGAAGTGCCTTGAGTCGCTTAAAGACCTCGGCACCGGTGGGTTCGCCTCGCGTCCAGAGGGCTGCGGCATCCCCATTCCAGCCCGTTGCGATCGCGCTACAGAGACTCTGCACGCGGCCAGCCATCGATCCGGGATACCGGTGCACGGCAGGCGAAACCTTGAACGTTTCGACGAAGTCATCGGGATCGTACGACGCGATCGTCTCGGCGTCGACTGAGCCGATTCGCTCTTGAATCTTCAAGGGTCCAGCGAACGCCGTCTCCATCGCAACTTGCTGGTCAAGCAGCATGCCAATCAACAGCGCCAGTGGGTCTTCGCTCAGCAGCGTGTCGGCCGCGGCGTCGTCAGTGATGTGCAGACTCATCCCGCCAGTTTCTCACTTC from Microbacterium endophyticum includes the following:
- a CDS encoding HhH-GPD-type base excision DNA repair protein, encoding MSLHITDDAAADTLLSEDPLALLIGMLLDQQVAMETAFAGPLKIQERIGSVDAETIASYDPDDFVETFKVSPAVHRYPGSMAGRVQSLCSAIATGWNGDAAALWTRGEPTGAEVFKRLKALPGFGDQKAKIFLALLGKQCGFSGDGWREASAPYGEDGSYRSVADITSPEALGKVREHKREMKAAAKAAKS